The Argopecten irradians isolate NY chromosome 4, Ai_NY, whole genome shotgun sequence genome has a window encoding:
- the LOC138320592 gene encoding toll-like receptor 4 isoform X1 codes for MSGRYPYQNVRVWARHSIGLLYWARWNRSHCQKNMCVVGLFSWIILLSLVHTARGVKERCPVPCSCSYKGEAAKVLDCSNLNWERLPLNFIFPPSVVNISLAYNKFKVLLNGTFTNLTNLQSLNISHNRLSRMDYSCFEGLESLTTLDISYNELKMTTNVYTPGIFRHLKNLTFLDIHANIRQSTTDQKYPDEALSELEFLQELMMDGLTDVTFGQGFRKLTHLTVLDMSVRDDESSCVLINVHNTTFSSLSYSTLSLLKLVQCDIYRIAPGAFSMLTFLTELDLSKNDRLTFKGMTNASVGFNLTNIQVVHLNGINRHSDPWTLKQDDFVHFHDTNLKTLTLDSNRITNIEVDVIDVLPITLQLLTIRENYLTDAHFLAELVRLENLLVFDISYQLHYTMSLGIIPKNEITSLAASQESPEDPEAVEGDRGNTQTFETKPIEMKNTMNYSIMHHDKRTENDVIKLPFRLRKAIGNNLKIDPLSAPPVTFDANNSLEYLDLSSNGVHAWYGKWSGLHFLRFLNVSFNGIFRVAPDTFGDMASLNTLFLNGNRLGVSIMQDKQFLTFSNQTKLIYLNLSDNAFTDLPEFIFVKQTNLKILDLRYNYLTAINFRMKSLGRIKEINLSNNTIRELTRINMEEIDYLSKKSNFTIDLTGNPLLCTCDQLEQLRWMAVSKPVFRNLKQYTCKANNGSFARLQWLDDLVGGMEIDCIAEEVILICAVVFCGLCFILALAALAYYKKSRLMYHFSVGRKHCNPLGTKTPKGTNIQVGEENEEQLKYTVYLSMASSEEGNKFAEQLEEYLTDKGISVCIPELSGQSGMNETIAIVQTMNKCACILALIDNEYMVSFPRLFEFEVAVTEGIQNRFSNLIVVLLKDLDNKHLQMNDFVAMFCRENYFFDGRKSQGRLFSELENEIIRYKEFVDRRKQLP; via the exons ATGTCCGGCCGATACCCATACCAGAATGTCCGTGTCTGGGCTAGGCACAGTATAGGCCTACTGTACTGGGCAAGGTGGAATCGATCCCA CTGCCAAAAGAACATGTGTGTGGTGGGATTGTTCTCGTGGATCATCTTACTATCCCTTGTTCATACAGCTAGGGGAGTGAAAGAGAGATGTCCTGTTCCATGTTCATGCTCATACAAAGGAGAGGCTGCCAAAGTGTTAGATTGTTCAAATCTTAACTGGGAAAGGCTCCCGTTAAATTTCATCTTCCCCCCATCAGTGGTAAATATATCGCTTGCATACAACAAATTTAAAGTGCTTCTTAATGGAACCTTTACAAATTTGACGAATCTCCAGTCGTTGAATATATCACACAACAGATTGTCCCGTATGGACTACTCATGCTTCGAAGGACTGGAATCGTTAACGACCCTTGATATTAGTTATAACGAACTCAAGATGACAACAAATGTGTACACTCCAGGGATATTTCGTCATCTTAAGAATTTAACATTTCTAGATATCCATGCTAACATCAGGCAGTCCACAACGGATCAAAAATACCCAGATGAGGCCCTTTCGGAACTAGAGTTTCTACAAGAACTAATGATGGACGGATTGACCGATGTGACCTTCGGACAAGGGTTCCGAAAATTAACGCATCTGACTGTACTGGATATGTCGGTACGGGACGATGAAAGCTCGTGTGTCCTGATTAACGTTCATAATACAACATTCAGCAGCCTGAGCTATTCTACACTTTCTTTGTTGAAGTTGGTGCAATGTGATATATACCGTATAGCACCCGGGGCGTTCTCAATGCTTACATTCTTAACAGAACTAGACCTGTCTAAAAACGACCGCCTTACATTTAAAGGGATGACAAATGCGAGTGTTGGATTCAATTTAACGAACATTCAAGTTGTGCATCTGAATGGTATTAACAGACATAGTGATCCATGGACTCTAAAACAAGATGACTTTGTTCATTTCCACGACACGAACCTTAAAACGTTAACACTGGATTCCAATAGGATCACAAATATAGAAGTTGACGTTATAGATGTTCTACCCATAACTCTTCAGTTACTGACAATCCGTGAGAACTATTTGACCGATGCACACTTCCTTGCTGAATTAGTTCGCTTGGAAAACCTTTTAGTTTTTGACATCAGCTATCAGTTGCATTACACCATGAGTCTGGGTATTATACCCAAAAATGAAATTACGTCTCTTGCAGCAAGCCAAGAGAGTCCAGAAGACCCAGAAGCTGTAGAGGGAGACCGGGGGAACACACAGACATTTGAAACCAAAccaattgaaatgaaaaatacaatgaATTATTCCATTATGCACCATGACAAAAGAACCGAAAATGATGTGATTAAATTGCCTTTCAGACTAAGAAAGGCCATTGGAAACAACCTTAAGATTGATCCTTTGTCCGCGCCACCCGTTACTTTTGATGCCAACAATTCTCTGGAATATCTCGATCTGTCGTCCAACGGAGTGCATGCCTGGTACGGCAAGTGGTCAGGTCTTCACTTCTTGagatttttaaatgtttcttttaACGGCATATTCCGCGTAGCTCCGGACACGTTCGGTGATATGGCTAGTTTGAATACCCTTTTTCTGAATGGAAACAGACTGGGCGTGAGTATAATGCAAGATAAACAGTTCCTTACGTTTTCTAACCAAACAAAGCTGATCTATCTGAATTTGAGTGACAATGCTTTCACTGATCTCCCTGAATTCATTTttgtcaaacaaacaaatctaaaAATATTAGATCTCCGGTATAATTATTTGACGGCAATTAATTTCCGAATGAAGTCTTTAGGCAGAATAAAGGAGATAAACctgtcaaataatacaataCGTGAGCTCACTCGTATCAATATGGAAGAGATTGACTATTTAAGCAAGAAGTCAAACTTTACTATCGACTTGACCGGAAACCCTCTGCTGTGTACGTGTGATCAGTTAGAACAACTCCGATGGATGGCTGTCAGCAAACCTGTCTTCCGGAACCTAAAACAGTATACTTGTAAGGCCAATAATGGCAGCTTCGCCAGACTTCAGTGGTTAGACGACTTGGTGGGAGGGATGGAAATAGACTGTATAGCCGAGGAGGTAATCCTAATTTGTGCAGTTGTGTTTTGTGGACTGTGTTTTATACTTGCGTTAGCCGCTCTCGCTTATTACAAAAAATCCCGCCTTATGTACCATTTCAGTGTAGGCAGAAAACACTGCAACCCACTGGGAACGAAAACACCAAAAGGAACAAACATTCAAGTTGGTGAAGAAAATGAAGAACAACTGAAATATACGGTTTATCTCTCCATGGCATCATCCGAGGAAGGAAACAAATTCGCAGAACAATTAGAGGAATATCTTACAGATAAAGGTATATCTGTGTGCATACCCGAGCTTAGTGGTCAAAGTGGTATGAATGAAACAATAGCCATAGTTCAGACTATGAACAAGTGTGCATGCATTCTAGCTCTTATTGACAACGAATACATGGTGTCTTTTCCGAGGCTTTTCGAATTCGAAGTTGCTGTCACAGAAGGGATTCAGAACCGGTTCAGTAACCTGATAGTAGTTTTATTAAAAGACTTGGACAATAAACATCTTCAAATGAACGATTTCGTCGCCATGTTCTGTCGAGAGAACTATTTCTTTGACGGTCGAAAATCGCAGGGTCGATTGTTTAGTGAATTAGAAAATGAAATCATTAGATACAAAGAGTTTGTGGACCGGAGGAAACAATTACCATAA
- the LOC138320592 gene encoding toll-like receptor 4 isoform X2, giving the protein MCVVGLFSWIILLSLVHTARGVKERCPVPCSCSYKGEAAKVLDCSNLNWERLPLNFIFPPSVVNISLAYNKFKVLLNGTFTNLTNLQSLNISHNRLSRMDYSCFEGLESLTTLDISYNELKMTTNVYTPGIFRHLKNLTFLDIHANIRQSTTDQKYPDEALSELEFLQELMMDGLTDVTFGQGFRKLTHLTVLDMSVRDDESSCVLINVHNTTFSSLSYSTLSLLKLVQCDIYRIAPGAFSMLTFLTELDLSKNDRLTFKGMTNASVGFNLTNIQVVHLNGINRHSDPWTLKQDDFVHFHDTNLKTLTLDSNRITNIEVDVIDVLPITLQLLTIRENYLTDAHFLAELVRLENLLVFDISYQLHYTMSLGIIPKNEITSLAASQESPEDPEAVEGDRGNTQTFETKPIEMKNTMNYSIMHHDKRTENDVIKLPFRLRKAIGNNLKIDPLSAPPVTFDANNSLEYLDLSSNGVHAWYGKWSGLHFLRFLNVSFNGIFRVAPDTFGDMASLNTLFLNGNRLGVSIMQDKQFLTFSNQTKLIYLNLSDNAFTDLPEFIFVKQTNLKILDLRYNYLTAINFRMKSLGRIKEINLSNNTIRELTRINMEEIDYLSKKSNFTIDLTGNPLLCTCDQLEQLRWMAVSKPVFRNLKQYTCKANNGSFARLQWLDDLVGGMEIDCIAEEVILICAVVFCGLCFILALAALAYYKKSRLMYHFSVGRKHCNPLGTKTPKGTNIQVGEENEEQLKYTVYLSMASSEEGNKFAEQLEEYLTDKGISVCIPELSGQSGMNETIAIVQTMNKCACILALIDNEYMVSFPRLFEFEVAVTEGIQNRFSNLIVVLLKDLDNKHLQMNDFVAMFCRENYFFDGRKSQGRLFSELENEIIRYKEFVDRRKQLP; this is encoded by the coding sequence ATGTGTGTGGTGGGATTGTTCTCGTGGATCATCTTACTATCCCTTGTTCATACAGCTAGGGGAGTGAAAGAGAGATGTCCTGTTCCATGTTCATGCTCATACAAAGGAGAGGCTGCCAAAGTGTTAGATTGTTCAAATCTTAACTGGGAAAGGCTCCCGTTAAATTTCATCTTCCCCCCATCAGTGGTAAATATATCGCTTGCATACAACAAATTTAAAGTGCTTCTTAATGGAACCTTTACAAATTTGACGAATCTCCAGTCGTTGAATATATCACACAACAGATTGTCCCGTATGGACTACTCATGCTTCGAAGGACTGGAATCGTTAACGACCCTTGATATTAGTTATAACGAACTCAAGATGACAACAAATGTGTACACTCCAGGGATATTTCGTCATCTTAAGAATTTAACATTTCTAGATATCCATGCTAACATCAGGCAGTCCACAACGGATCAAAAATACCCAGATGAGGCCCTTTCGGAACTAGAGTTTCTACAAGAACTAATGATGGACGGATTGACCGATGTGACCTTCGGACAAGGGTTCCGAAAATTAACGCATCTGACTGTACTGGATATGTCGGTACGGGACGATGAAAGCTCGTGTGTCCTGATTAACGTTCATAATACAACATTCAGCAGCCTGAGCTATTCTACACTTTCTTTGTTGAAGTTGGTGCAATGTGATATATACCGTATAGCACCCGGGGCGTTCTCAATGCTTACATTCTTAACAGAACTAGACCTGTCTAAAAACGACCGCCTTACATTTAAAGGGATGACAAATGCGAGTGTTGGATTCAATTTAACGAACATTCAAGTTGTGCATCTGAATGGTATTAACAGACATAGTGATCCATGGACTCTAAAACAAGATGACTTTGTTCATTTCCACGACACGAACCTTAAAACGTTAACACTGGATTCCAATAGGATCACAAATATAGAAGTTGACGTTATAGATGTTCTACCCATAACTCTTCAGTTACTGACAATCCGTGAGAACTATTTGACCGATGCACACTTCCTTGCTGAATTAGTTCGCTTGGAAAACCTTTTAGTTTTTGACATCAGCTATCAGTTGCATTACACCATGAGTCTGGGTATTATACCCAAAAATGAAATTACGTCTCTTGCAGCAAGCCAAGAGAGTCCAGAAGACCCAGAAGCTGTAGAGGGAGACCGGGGGAACACACAGACATTTGAAACCAAAccaattgaaatgaaaaatacaatgaATTATTCCATTATGCACCATGACAAAAGAACCGAAAATGATGTGATTAAATTGCCTTTCAGACTAAGAAAGGCCATTGGAAACAACCTTAAGATTGATCCTTTGTCCGCGCCACCCGTTACTTTTGATGCCAACAATTCTCTGGAATATCTCGATCTGTCGTCCAACGGAGTGCATGCCTGGTACGGCAAGTGGTCAGGTCTTCACTTCTTGagatttttaaatgtttcttttaACGGCATATTCCGCGTAGCTCCGGACACGTTCGGTGATATGGCTAGTTTGAATACCCTTTTTCTGAATGGAAACAGACTGGGCGTGAGTATAATGCAAGATAAACAGTTCCTTACGTTTTCTAACCAAACAAAGCTGATCTATCTGAATTTGAGTGACAATGCTTTCACTGATCTCCCTGAATTCATTTttgtcaaacaaacaaatctaaaAATATTAGATCTCCGGTATAATTATTTGACGGCAATTAATTTCCGAATGAAGTCTTTAGGCAGAATAAAGGAGATAAACctgtcaaataatacaataCGTGAGCTCACTCGTATCAATATGGAAGAGATTGACTATTTAAGCAAGAAGTCAAACTTTACTATCGACTTGACCGGAAACCCTCTGCTGTGTACGTGTGATCAGTTAGAACAACTCCGATGGATGGCTGTCAGCAAACCTGTCTTCCGGAACCTAAAACAGTATACTTGTAAGGCCAATAATGGCAGCTTCGCCAGACTTCAGTGGTTAGACGACTTGGTGGGAGGGATGGAAATAGACTGTATAGCCGAGGAGGTAATCCTAATTTGTGCAGTTGTGTTTTGTGGACTGTGTTTTATACTTGCGTTAGCCGCTCTCGCTTATTACAAAAAATCCCGCCTTATGTACCATTTCAGTGTAGGCAGAAAACACTGCAACCCACTGGGAACGAAAACACCAAAAGGAACAAACATTCAAGTTGGTGAAGAAAATGAAGAACAACTGAAATATACGGTTTATCTCTCCATGGCATCATCCGAGGAAGGAAACAAATTCGCAGAACAATTAGAGGAATATCTTACAGATAAAGGTATATCTGTGTGCATACCCGAGCTTAGTGGTCAAAGTGGTATGAATGAAACAATAGCCATAGTTCAGACTATGAACAAGTGTGCATGCATTCTAGCTCTTATTGACAACGAATACATGGTGTCTTTTCCGAGGCTTTTCGAATTCGAAGTTGCTGTCACAGAAGGGATTCAGAACCGGTTCAGTAACCTGATAGTAGTTTTATTAAAAGACTTGGACAATAAACATCTTCAAATGAACGATTTCGTCGCCATGTTCTGTCGAGAGAACTATTTCTTTGACGGTCGAAAATCGCAGGGTCGATTGTTTAGTGAATTAGAAAATGAAATCATTAGATACAAAGAGTTTGTGGACCGGAGGAAACAATTACCATAA
- the LOC138322096 gene encoding zonadhesin-like, producing the protein MDSMPFIKDTMPFIKVTMPIIRDIVPFIRDTVPFIKDTFPFNRNTMPFIKDTMPFIKVTMPFIRDTVPFIKVTMPFIRDTVPFIKVTMPFIRDTVPFIKVTMPFIKDTMPFIKVTMPFIRDTVPFIKDTFPFIRDTMPFIKVTMPFIRDTMPFIKVTMPFIRDTVPFIKVTMPFIKDTMPFIKVTMPFIRDTVPFIKDTFPFIRNTVPIIKDTVPFNRNIMPFITNRRDPAIRDNMSFNLTFYKQREISENQILR; encoded by the coding sequence ATGGATTCCATGCCATTTATCAAGGATACCATGCCATTTATCAAGGTTACCATGCCAATTATCAGGGATATCGTGCCATTTATCAGGGATACCGTGCCATTTATCAAGGATACCTTTCCATTTAACAGGAATACCATGCCATTTATCAAGGATACCATGCCATTTATCAAGGTTACCATGCCATTTATCAGGGATACCGTGCCATTTATCAAGGTTACCATGCCATTTATCAGGGATACCGTGCCATTTATCAAGGTTACCATGCCATTTATCAGGGATACCGTGCCATTTATCAAGGTTACCATGCCATTTATCAAGGATACCATGCCATTTATCAAGGTTACCATGCCATTTATCAGGGATACCGTGCCATTTATCAAGGATACCTTTCCATTTATCAGGGATACCATGCCATTTATCAAGGTTACCATGCCATTTATCAGGGATACCATGCCATTTATCAAGGTTACCATGCCATTTATCAGGGATACCGTGCCATTTATCAAGGTTACCATGCCATTTATCAAGGATACCATGCCATTTATCAAGGTTACCATGCCATTTATCAGGGATACCGTGCCATTTATCAAGGATACCTTTCCATTTATCAGGAATACCGTGCCAATTATCAAGGATACCGTGCCATTTAACAGGAATATCATGCCATTTATCACGAATAGAAGAGACCCTGCCATTAGGGATAACATGTCATTTAACCTCACATTTTATAAGCAAAGGGAAATCAGTGAAAATCAGATTCTGAGATAA